The following proteins come from a genomic window of Methanomassiliicoccales archaeon:
- a CDS encoding flippase: MLGRRSFILFISKMLTAALAYVGLYFMTRYLGTEVYGTVIWTMAFVATFNAVADLGFGSAHIKRMSEGNDPDECISTYAVIKLVLTGIMVLLTLSSVFVWTSLMGRTLEDTSIDLILLFILYQVLYDLSSIATNTFQAKMEMAKMPLVTLIDPLVRVPLVIFVSLNYMGVMELAYTYVIAALAVVLMAIYLLFRDKVKWKRPVLLRSYYKFALPLLVVTIISAGSANLDKLLIGFFWTSTDVGLYSAPAVFLGVFATISTAVSTLTFPSFSKLHSEGNLAEIRSMSKQAERYIMMIGLPITILIIMFPAEVCLVLLGPLFKDSGKVIGILAVSNLLIMVNAVHSSQIVAVGRPDISARISIFTVVMNVSLLLLFIPGGFGLGLNYVGAALALMMGNIASFIIIRYVVWRLTGTSTNVRLSLQLLAGAATGALLYAMGMFMSISSWYILVIFGLAAFGIYLVVLAVLKEFTREDVNYFLELINLKKMFSYISEELRGK; this comes from the coding sequence GTGCTAGGAAGAAGGTCCTTCATACTGTTCATTTCGAAGATGCTCACCGCAGCCCTGGCCTACGTTGGGCTATACTTCATGACCAGGTACCTGGGGACCGAGGTCTATGGTACAGTGATCTGGACCATGGCCTTCGTGGCCACGTTCAATGCCGTGGCCGATCTGGGGTTCGGCAGCGCCCATATCAAGCGTATGTCCGAGGGGAACGACCCCGACGAATGCATCAGCACCTACGCGGTCATCAAATTGGTCTTGACCGGTATCATGGTGCTGCTCACTCTATCCTCGGTGTTCGTATGGACCTCGTTAATGGGGAGAACGCTGGAGGATACCAGCATCGATCTCATCCTGCTCTTCATCCTTTACCAGGTCCTCTACGACCTATCATCCATAGCCACCAACACGTTCCAGGCCAAGATGGAGATGGCCAAGATGCCCCTGGTGACCTTGATCGACCCTCTGGTCAGGGTGCCTCTGGTCATCTTCGTGTCCCTCAACTACATGGGGGTTATGGAGCTCGCCTACACCTATGTCATCGCCGCCCTGGCCGTGGTCCTGATGGCCATTTATTTGCTTTTCCGTGACAAAGTGAAATGGAAACGGCCGGTGCTTCTCCGATCCTACTACAAATTCGCCCTTCCCCTTTTGGTCGTAACGATAATCAGCGCAGGAAGCGCCAATCTGGACAAGTTGCTGATCGGCTTTTTCTGGACATCCACCGATGTAGGGCTTTACTCTGCACCAGCGGTATTCCTGGGGGTGTTCGCTACCATCAGTACAGCGGTATCCACGCTCACCTTCCCCTCCTTCTCCAAGCTTCATTCAGAAGGAAACCTAGCGGAGATAAGGTCGATGTCCAAGCAGGCGGAGCGGTACATCATGATGATCGGGCTGCCCATAACAATTCTCATTATAATGTTCCCCGCCGAGGTCTGCCTGGTCCTGCTCGGTCCCCTTTTTAAAGATTCTGGTAAGGTCATCGGAATTTTGGCGGTGAGCAACCTGCTGATAATGGTCAACGCAGTGCATAGTTCTCAAATCGTGGCCGTGGGCCGCCCCGACATTTCCGCTCGTATAAGTATATTCACCGTCGTTATGAACGTAAGTCTATTATTGTTGTTCATACCCGGCGGCTTTGGTTTAGGCCTGAACTATGTAGGGGCGGCACTGGCCCTCATGATGGGGAACATTGCGAGTTTCATCATCATTCGCTACGTGGTCTGGAGGCTGACCGGTACTTCCACGAACGTCCGCCTATCATTGCAGCTCTTGGCCGGAGCTGCCACGGGGGCGCTTTTGTACGCCATGGGGATGTTCATGAGCATAAGCAGTTGGTACATATTGGTGATATTCGGCCTAGCCGCTTTCGGGATCTATCTGGTAGTGCTCGCCGTCCTGAAGGAATTCACGCGGGAAGACGTTAATTACTTCTTGGAACTGATCAATCTGAAGAAAATGTTCTCTTACATAAGTGAGGAGCTGAGAGGCAAATAA
- a CDS encoding helix-turn-helix domain-containing protein has translation MQVLQTSRLLTEEYTAKILMATMGRSKSAFELSDALGIPIAACYRKIRVLEDAGLICCCERRLTQSGKRMSMYKSMVRNANITFEKNRIRARIEMEDGSSTDDCLNMEPGIIMKEGHA, from the coding sequence ATGCAAGTACTGCAGACGTCACGATTGCTCACCGAGGAATACACCGCCAAGATCTTGATGGCCACTATGGGCCGCTCCAAGAGCGCTTTCGAACTGAGCGACGCCCTGGGCATCCCTATCGCCGCCTGTTACCGGAAGATCCGGGTGCTGGAGGATGCCGGGCTGATCTGCTGTTGCGAAAGGCGCCTGACCCAGTCCGGAAAGCGCATGAGCATGTACAAGTCCATGGTCCGCAACGCCAACATAACCTTCGAGAAGAACCGCATCCGCGCCCGCATCGAGATGGAGGACGGCAGTAGCACCGATGACTGCCTGAACATGGAGCCCGGTATCATCATGAAGGAAGGCCACGCCTGA
- the acs gene encoding acetate--CoA ligase, producing MSDGKTIESVMDEVRRFPPAKEFSEKAHIKSLEQYQKMYKESVEDPEKFWAKMATEELHWFSKWNRVHSWDVDNTVIKWFEGGKLNVSYNCLDRHLENGRKNKAAIIWQGEGEDDVKTYTYQQLHTEVCRFANVLKSHGVQKGDRVSMYMPMIPELAIAMLACTRIGAVHSIVFGGFSSESLKDRIADCDSKILITADGNHRGSKFVPLKTNVDITLEKGTSIEKVIVVKRAGTECPMEPGRDVWWHEEMAKADRICEPVWCDAEDPLFILYTSGSTGKPKGVVHTTAGYLLGTSVSFKYIFDYHEDDTYWCTADIGWITGHSYIVDGPLCAGATTLMFEGIPTYPHADRFWNIVEKFKVNIFYTAPTAIRSLMREGEKWPQGRDLSSLRVLGSVGEPINPEAWMWYYKYVGNEKCPIMDTWWQTETGSILITPLPGAITTKPGSATLPFFGVVPEVVKDDGTQAGVNEGGYLTINKPWPSIMRTVWGQHDRFKEIYWTRFPGKYFTGDSARKDEEGYYWIMGRVDDVIKVSGHRIGAAEVESALVSHHSVAEAAIVPVPHSIKGEAIYAFVTLKNGVEENDQLRKELIAHVRREVGPIATPEVIQFCPGMPKTRSGKIMRRILRKVATGSAEGLGDTSTLADPSILEILIQGSRDLSKK from the coding sequence ATGAGTGACGGAAAGACCATCGAGAGCGTAATGGATGAGGTGCGACGGTTCCCACCGGCCAAGGAGTTCAGCGAGAAGGCCCATATAAAGAGCCTTGAACAATACCAGAAGATGTATAAGGAGTCCGTCGAGGACCCCGAGAAGTTCTGGGCCAAGATGGCCACCGAGGAACTTCATTGGTTCTCCAAGTGGAACCGGGTGCACAGCTGGGATGTGGACAACACCGTGATCAAGTGGTTCGAGGGCGGAAAGCTGAACGTTTCCTATAACTGCCTGGACCGCCACCTGGAGAACGGTCGCAAGAACAAGGCGGCCATCATCTGGCAGGGCGAGGGCGAGGATGACGTCAAGACGTACACCTACCAGCAGCTGCACACCGAGGTCTGCCGCTTCGCCAACGTGCTGAAGTCCCACGGGGTCCAGAAGGGGGACCGCGTGTCCATGTACATGCCCATGATCCCTGAGCTGGCCATAGCCATGCTGGCCTGCACCAGGATAGGGGCGGTCCATAGCATCGTCTTCGGAGGTTTCAGCTCCGAATCGCTCAAGGACCGCATCGCCGACTGCGATTCCAAGATACTGATCACCGCCGACGGCAACCACCGCGGCAGCAAGTTCGTGCCCCTGAAGACCAACGTGGACATAACTTTGGAGAAGGGGACGTCCATCGAGAAGGTCATCGTGGTCAAGCGCGCCGGCACGGAGTGCCCCATGGAGCCCGGCCGGGACGTATGGTGGCACGAGGAGATGGCCAAGGCCGACCGCATCTGCGAACCCGTCTGGTGCGACGCCGAGGACCCGCTGTTCATCCTTTACACTTCCGGCTCCACCGGAAAGCCGAAAGGTGTCGTCCACACCACCGCCGGATACCTGCTGGGGACCTCGGTCTCCTTCAAGTACATCTTCGACTACCATGAGGACGATACCTACTGGTGCACCGCGGACATCGGTTGGATCACCGGGCACAGCTACATCGTCGATGGGCCGTTATGCGCTGGAGCGACGACGCTCATGTTCGAGGGCATCCCGACCTATCCGCATGCGGACCGCTTCTGGAACATCGTGGAGAAGTTCAAGGTGAACATATTCTACACCGCCCCCACGGCCATCCGCTCCCTGATGAGGGAGGGCGAGAAGTGGCCGCAGGGAAGGGACCTGTCCTCCCTGCGCGTCCTCGGTTCCGTAGGAGAGCCGATCAACCCGGAGGCCTGGATGTGGTACTACAAGTACGTGGGGAACGAGAAGTGCCCCATCATGGACACCTGGTGGCAGACCGAGACCGGCTCCATACTGATCACCCCGCTGCCGGGGGCCATAACCACCAAGCCCGGTTCGGCCACCCTGCCCTTCTTCGGAGTGGTGCCGGAAGTGGTTAAGGACGATGGCACCCAGGCCGGGGTGAACGAGGGCGGGTACCTTACCATAAACAAACCTTGGCCTTCCATCATGCGCACCGTCTGGGGCCAGCACGACCGCTTCAAGGAGATCTACTGGACCCGGTTCCCGGGCAAGTACTTCACTGGGGACTCGGCGCGAAAGGACGAGGAGGGCTATTACTGGATCATGGGCCGGGTGGACGATGTCATCAAGGTCTCCGGCCACCGCATCGGGGCGGCGGAGGTCGAATCGGCGCTGGTCTCGCACCACTCCGTGGCCGAGGCGGCCATCGTGCCCGTGCCGCACAGCATCAAAGGGGAAGCCATATACGCCTTCGTAACCCTGAAGAACGGGGTGGAGGAGAACGACCAGCTGCGCAAGGAGCTGATAGCGCACGTGCGCCGCGAGGTCGGTCCCATCGCCACCCCGGAGGTCATACAGTTCTGCCCCGGGATGCCCAAGACCCGCAGTGGCAAGATCATGCGTCGCATCCTACGCAAGGTGGCCACCGGCAGCGCCGAGGGATTGGGGGACACATCGACCCTGGCGGACCCGAGCATACTCGAAATCCTCATCCAGGGCAGCCGGGACCTTTCTAAGAAGTAA
- a CDS encoding ABC transporter permease has protein sequence MKFKHVLVDLRAQSKAFFRIKSNMFWVFAFPLLLIIIFGAIFSNLGSEPVRLYVQNLDEGPGSAMLLDGLNHTGMVELKFIDPSADLEQYIKDNSLAFVMVIPANYSANLSTNTTATVELRMDETVSTSGTVFNTVTAVVDATNIQMSGGHEYITVEVKNIVQKRFTYLDFFVPGVIGLTVMTTCIFSMQGTISRFRAAGIFRKLATTPMTPFEWLLSRMIWYLFISFLTLAVIMVFGILLFGMSMTLNLAALLLVVAGSAMFSALGMIIARFVKNEETASVAANAITFPMMFLSGTFFQMEMMPDYMQTIASVLPLTYLSQGLRDAMAYDNLNGAYWNLLVVGVIAIVFVVVAVLITKWEED, from the coding sequence ATGAAGTTCAAGCACGTCCTGGTGGACCTCAGGGCCCAGTCCAAGGCCTTCTTCCGTATCAAGAGCAACATGTTCTGGGTGTTCGCCTTTCCCCTCCTTCTTATCATAATCTTCGGGGCGATATTTTCCAACCTGGGGTCGGAGCCAGTGAGGCTATACGTGCAGAACCTGGACGAAGGGCCAGGTTCGGCCATGCTCCTGGACGGCCTGAACCATACCGGGATGGTGGAGCTGAAGTTCATCGATCCCTCGGCGGACCTGGAGCAGTACATCAAAGACAATTCCCTGGCTTTTGTCATGGTGATACCGGCCAATTACTCCGCCAATCTCAGCACCAACACTACGGCCACGGTGGAGCTGCGGATGGACGAAACGGTTTCCACCTCTGGTACGGTGTTCAACACCGTCACCGCGGTGGTCGATGCCACCAACATACAGATGTCCGGAGGGCACGAGTACATCACCGTCGAGGTGAAGAACATCGTCCAGAAGAGGTTCACCTACCTGGACTTCTTCGTTCCTGGCGTAATAGGTCTGACGGTCATGACCACCTGCATCTTCAGCATGCAGGGCACCATCTCCCGCTTCCGCGCCGCGGGCATATTCCGCAAGCTGGCGACGACCCCGATGACGCCGTTCGAATGGCTGCTCTCGCGTATGATCTGGTACCTGTTCATCTCCTTCCTCACCTTGGCGGTCATCATGGTCTTCGGCATCCTGCTGTTCGGGATGAGCATGACCCTGAACCTCGCCGCCCTACTGCTGGTCGTGGCCGGCAGCGCCATGTTCTCGGCCCTGGGCATGATCATCGCCCGCTTCGTCAAGAACGAGGAGACGGCCAGCGTCGCCGCTAACGCCATCACCTTCCCCATGATGTTCCTGTCCGGCACCTTCTTCCAGATGGAGATGATGCCCGACTATATGCAGACCATCGCCTCGGTGCTCCCCCTCACCTACCTGAGCCAAGGTCTCCGGGACGCCATGGCCTACGACAATCTGAACGGGGCCTACTGGAACCTGCTGGTGGTCGGAGTGATCGCCATCGTGTTCGTGGTAGTGGCAGTGCTGATAACCAAATGGGAGGAGGACTGA
- a CDS encoding HesA/MoeB/ThiF family protein produces MRDRYARQISMEGFGQKAQDALAGSSVAVVGIGGLGSPVCQYLAAAGVGKLILIDDQKVEGSNLNRQILHYEEDAGLSRYKVESARMKLKALNSEVMIEALPLRLEEDNVYVLENADVVVDCLDNSKARYVLNKHCLFRRVPLVHGAVEGAGGHVLTIVPGGPCLRCAFPKLTPRYKPVPVLGAAAGVIGSLQAMEVIKLIVGMGDPPDGRGLFFDLQGNQVSEVQFVRDPSCPDCGSL; encoded by the coding sequence ATGAGGGACCGCTACGCGCGTCAGATTTCCATGGAGGGTTTCGGACAGAAGGCCCAGGACGCCTTGGCCGGCTCGTCCGTGGCCGTGGTGGGCATCGGCGGACTGGGGTCCCCAGTATGTCAATATTTAGCGGCGGCGGGGGTGGGAAAGCTCATCCTCATCGACGACCAGAAGGTCGAGGGGTCCAACCTCAACCGCCAGATATTGCACTACGAGGAGGACGCCGGACTTTCCCGCTACAAGGTGGAGTCGGCGCGGATGAAGCTGAAGGCCCTGAACTCAGAGGTTATGATAGAGGCGTTGCCCCTGAGGCTGGAGGAGGACAACGTTTACGTCCTGGAGAACGCCGACGTGGTCGTGGACTGCCTGGACAACTCCAAGGCCCGCTACGTGCTCAACAAGCATTGCCTGTTCCGCCGGGTCCCCTTGGTGCACGGGGCGGTGGAGGGCGCCGGAGGGCATGTGCTCACCATCGTGCCGGGAGGTCCCTGCCTGCGCTGCGCCTTCCCCAAGCTGACCCCGAGGTACAAACCGGTCCCGGTGCTGGGGGCGGCCGCCGGGGTGATAGGTTCCCTGCAGGCCATGGAGGTCATCAAGCTGATCGTTGGAATGGGCGACCCTCCGGACGGACGGGGGCTATTCTTCGACCTGCAGGGCAACCAGGTCAGCGAGGTGCAGTTCGTCAGGGACCCCAGCTGCCCGGACTGCGGCTCACTTTGA
- a CDS encoding ABC transporter ATP-binding protein: MAETVIEVNQLVKKYGDLTAVNGIDLEVKAGEVYSILGPNGAGKTTSVEIMECLRIKTSGQVRILGHDIDKQQKEIRKCIGVLPQSFNAFDYLTVKENIDYFGDLFDKRLDAEGLIEAVQLQDKRDVWFLNLSGGLKQRVGVAISMVNDPELIFLDEPTTGLDPKARREVWEVIRKLKSQNKTVILTTHYMEEAEVLSDRVAIMNDGNFIAMGTPRQIIDQYGAGSTCVVRSANEAAKEAVKVAGMASEAKNGDLWVKLDNKGSLAKLVGLLSSAEVTYDEILIKGSTLEDVFLKLTGRKLVEVEQ, encoded by the coding sequence ATGGCGGAAACGGTCATCGAGGTCAATCAGCTAGTGAAGAAGTACGGGGATCTCACGGCGGTCAATGGGATCGACCTGGAGGTGAAGGCCGGCGAGGTCTACTCCATCCTGGGCCCCAACGGCGCTGGGAAGACCACCTCGGTGGAGATCATGGAGTGCCTGAGGATCAAGACCTCGGGCCAGGTGCGCATCCTCGGGCACGACATCGACAAGCAACAGAAAGAGATACGCAAATGCATCGGGGTGCTGCCGCAGTCCTTCAACGCCTTCGACTACCTCACGGTCAAAGAGAACATCGATTACTTCGGCGACCTATTCGACAAGCGGCTAGACGCGGAGGGGCTCATCGAGGCCGTACAATTGCAGGACAAGCGGGACGTCTGGTTCCTCAACCTGTCCGGCGGTCTGAAACAGAGGGTGGGGGTGGCCATATCCATGGTCAACGACCCCGAGCTGATATTCCTGGACGAACCCACCACCGGCCTGGACCCTAAGGCCCGTAGGGAGGTGTGGGAAGTGATCCGTAAGCTCAAGTCTCAGAACAAGACGGTCATCCTCACCACCCACTACATGGAGGAGGCCGAGGTGCTCTCGGACCGAGTGGCCATCATGAACGACGGCAACTTCATAGCCATGGGCACGCCGCGGCAGATAATCGACCAGTACGGCGCGGGGAGCACCTGCGTGGTCAGATCGGCCAACGAGGCCGCCAAGGAGGCTGTGAAGGTGGCGGGCATGGCCTCGGAGGCCAAGAACGGTGACCTGTGGGTCAAGCTGGACAACAAGGGCAGCCTGGCCAAGCTAGTAGGTCTGCTCTCCTCCGCCGAGGTCACCTACGACGAGATACTGATCAAGGGGAGCACTCTCGAGGACGTCTTCCTCAAGCTCACCGGACGCAAGCTGGTGGAGGTGGAGCAATGA